A single genomic interval of uncultured Desulfobulbus sp. harbors:
- a CDS encoding P-II family nitrogen regulator, with amino-acid sequence MKFVSAIIKPFKLNEVREALTALGVKGVTVTEVKGFGRQKGHTEMYRGAEYVIEFLPKLKIEVAIDDEQLGQVVEGIKNAANTGKIGDGKIFVFDLEQVMRIRTGESGPEAL; translated from the coding sequence ATGAAATTTGTGAGTGCGATAATTAAACCGTTCAAACTCAATGAAGTTCGCGAGGCATTGACTGCGTTGGGGGTGAAAGGTGTAACGGTGACCGAGGTCAAAGGCTTTGGTCGTCAGAAAGGACATACCGAGATGTATCGTGGTGCCGAGTATGTCATTGAATTTTTACCTAAACTCAAAATCGAAGTTGCGATAGATGATGAGCAGCTTGGCCAGGTTGTCGAGGGGATCAAAAATGCGGCCAACACAGGGAAGATTGGTGATGGAAAGATCTTTGTTTTTGATCTTGAGCAGGTAATGCGCATACGCACAGGCGAATCCGGCCCTGAGGCGCTTTGA
- the amt gene encoding ammonium transporter, which produces MKNKLTTACLLAMLALLWISPAFADAAAPVPDKGDTAWMITATMLVTLMTIPGLALFYGGLVRTKNMLSVLMQVFTIFSLCVVLWVLYGYSIAFTEGNAFFGGFSKILLKGVGVESVAGTFSKGVVIPELIYVFFQATFAAITPALIVGAFAERMKFSAVIAFIVLWFTFAYLPVAHMVWFWAGPDAYTDADAAAKAGATAGFLFQKGAIDFAGGTVVHINAAVAGLIGAFMVGKRVGYGRESMAPHSLTMTMIGACLLWVGWFGFNAGSNLESTGLACLAFGNTMLATAASALSWTMAEWMLKGKPSMLGAASGAVAGLVAVTPACGWVGIGGALVIGLAAGVVCLWGVNGLKRMLGADDALDVFGVHGVGGILGALLTGIFADPSLGGVGIYDYVANSVAEYSISGQVVSQLWGIGTTIVWSAVVSVVAYKLVDMTIGLRVTEEEEREGLDTITHGESAYNL; this is translated from the coding sequence GTGAAAAATAAATTAACTACAGCCTGCCTTTTGGCGATGTTGGCCCTGTTGTGGATATCTCCGGCCTTTGCGGATGCCGCTGCCCCTGTACCCGATAAAGGTGACACTGCATGGATGATCACGGCGACAATGCTGGTCACCTTGATGACCATTCCTGGATTGGCACTGTTTTATGGCGGCCTTGTCCGTACCAAAAATATGCTTTCCGTACTCATGCAGGTTTTTACCATTTTTTCACTCTGCGTTGTCTTGTGGGTCTTGTATGGATACAGCATTGCCTTTACCGAAGGAAACGCCTTTTTTGGCGGCTTTTCCAAAATTCTGCTCAAAGGGGTTGGGGTAGAATCGGTGGCTGGAACCTTTAGTAAGGGGGTGGTCATTCCTGAGCTGATATACGTTTTCTTTCAGGCTACCTTCGCAGCTATCACACCTGCCCTCATTGTCGGTGCCTTTGCCGAGCGGATGAAATTTTCAGCGGTGATAGCATTTATCGTGTTGTGGTTTACATTCGCCTATCTCCCGGTCGCCCATATGGTCTGGTTCTGGGCCGGCCCCGACGCGTATACCGATGCTGATGCAGCAGCAAAGGCTGGTGCAACCGCGGGTTTTCTCTTTCAGAAGGGCGCGATTGACTTTGCCGGAGGAACGGTTGTCCATATCAATGCGGCTGTTGCCGGTTTGATTGGTGCCTTTATGGTCGGTAAGCGCGTCGGTTACGGGCGTGAATCAATGGCACCTCATAGTTTGACCATGACCATGATCGGCGCATGTCTTCTCTGGGTAGGCTGGTTCGGTTTCAATGCAGGTTCCAATCTCGAGTCGACCGGGCTTGCCTGTTTGGCCTTTGGAAACACCATGCTGGCCACGGCAGCTTCTGCCTTGTCTTGGACCATGGCAGAGTGGATGCTCAAGGGGAAACCCTCGATGTTGGGTGCGGCATCCGGTGCTGTCGCCGGTCTGGTCGCGGTCACTCCGGCCTGCGGTTGGGTCGGCATCGGTGGGGCGCTGGTTATCGGGTTGGCTGCCGGTGTCGTTTGCCTGTGGGGTGTCAATGGGCTGAAGCGCATGCTTGGCGCTGATGATGCCTTGGACGTTTTTGGTGTGCATGGCGTTGGTGGTATTTTGGGTGCCCTGCTCACAGGCATCTTTGCCGACCCTTCCCTTGGGGGGGTTGGTATCTATGATTATGTGGCCAATTCGGTGGCCGAATACTCGATTTCCGGTCAGGTGGTGAGTCAGCTCTGGGGCATTGGAACCACGATTGTTTGGTCGGCTGTCGTTTCTGTTGTTGCCTATAAACTGGTTGATATGACAATTGGTTTGCGGGTGACGGAGGAAGAGGAGCGTGAGGGCCTTGACACCATAACCCATGGTGAATCCGCCTATAATCTTTGA
- a CDS encoding P-II family nitrogen regulator, protein MKKVEAIIKPFKLEALKEGLADLGVTGMTVSEVKGFGRQKGHTEIYRGAEYVVEFVPKIKVEIVIAAELVDQVVAKIMESVKTGKIGDGKIFVTSVDNVYRIRTGELDREAI, encoded by the coding sequence ATGAAGAAAGTAGAGGCAATTATCAAGCCGTTCAAGCTTGAAGCGCTCAAGGAGGGCTTGGCGGATTTGGGCGTAACCGGCATGACGGTGAGTGAAGTCAAGGGCTTTGGCCGCCAAAAGGGTCACACGGAAATTTATCGTGGCGCAGAATATGTGGTCGAGTTTGTACCGAAAATTAAAGTTGAGATTGTTATTGCCGCAGAGTTGGTTGACCAGGTGGTCGCGAAGATCATGGAGAGCGTGAAAACCGGCAAAATTGGCGATGGAAAAATTTTTGTCACTTCAGTCGATAATGTCTATCGAATCCGAACTGGCGAGCTTGATAGGGAAGCAATTTAA
- a CDS encoding ammonium transporter produces the protein MKKRYAILALSLLALPVVCMGAEEAAPTIASNKAAIDGVQTNLNYVWTLVAAALVFFMQAGFAMVESGFTRAKSAVNIMMKNLMDFSIGSLAFWAVGFGIMFGVNKTGWFGTSDFFLSGWGGPGSDAWVLAFWMFQVVFAGTAATIVSGAVAERTKFVAYLIYSVTICAFIYPVFGSWAWGSLLNGSGWLEGLGFIDFAGSTVVHSVGGWCALAGAIVLGPRIGKYGSKGEIRAIPGHNIPMAAAGVFILWLGWFGFNPGSTTTGDSSIAMIFVTTNLSAAGGAVAAMFTSWVMFKKPDIGMSLNGALAGLVGITAGCANVSPTSSILIGLIAGVLVVVSVVVLDRLHIDDPVGAVSVHGVCGAWGTLAAGLFNMEGATAKIIGVQLAGIGAAFVWAFGVSFILFKVIDVTMGMRVSEEEEMVGLDISEHGAHAYNDFQTLN, from the coding sequence ATGAAAAAAAGATACGCAATTTTAGCTTTATCGCTTCTCGCTTTACCTGTGGTGTGCATGGGTGCGGAAGAAGCCGCGCCCACAATCGCCAGCAACAAGGCCGCGATTGATGGCGTGCAAACCAATTTGAACTATGTGTGGACACTTGTTGCCGCCGCTCTTGTTTTCTTTATGCAGGCCGGATTTGCCATGGTCGAGTCGGGATTTACCCGCGCCAAGAGTGCAGTCAATATTATGATGAAGAACCTGATGGACTTTTCCATTGGTTCCCTGGCGTTTTGGGCCGTTGGCTTTGGTATCATGTTCGGAGTGAATAAAACCGGTTGGTTTGGAACCTCTGACTTTTTTCTTTCCGGGTGGGGTGGGCCTGGAAGTGATGCCTGGGTGCTTGCCTTCTGGATGTTCCAGGTCGTCTTTGCTGGTACCGCAGCCACTATTGTTTCCGGTGCAGTTGCTGAGCGGACCAAATTTGTCGCGTATCTTATCTATTCGGTGACGATTTGTGCCTTCATCTATCCGGTTTTTGGGTCCTGGGCCTGGGGCAGCTTGTTGAACGGCAGTGGTTGGCTGGAAGGGCTTGGCTTTATCGACTTCGCCGGTTCGACTGTTGTTCACTCTGTTGGTGGTTGGTGTGCACTGGCCGGTGCTATCGTCCTTGGGCCACGTATTGGCAAGTATGGATCGAAAGGCGAGATTCGCGCGATACCCGGTCACAATATTCCAATGGCCGCAGCCGGTGTCTTTATTCTCTGGTTGGGTTGGTTTGGGTTTAACCCCGGTTCCACCACTACCGGTGACAGCTCTATCGCCATGATTTTTGTCACCACTAATCTTTCTGCTGCAGGTGGTGCGGTTGCCGCCATGTTCACCTCCTGGGTCATGTTCAAAAAACCTGATATAGGTATGAGTTTGAATGGCGCTCTTGCAGGTCTTGTCGGCATCACGGCCGGTTGTGCCAATGTCTCTCCGACCAGTTCCATCCTTATTGGCCTAATTGCCGGTGTACTGGTTGTTGTCTCCGTTGTCGTTCTTGATCGGCTGCATATTGACGATCCGGTGGGTGCGGTTTCGGTCCATGGCGTGTGCGGTGCCTGGGGAACGCTTGCTGCTGGTCTGTTCAACATGGAAGGGGCCACGGCCAAGATTATCGGCGTCCAGCTAGCTGGTATTGGCGCAGCCTTTGTTTGGGCCTTTGGTGTTTCCTTCATTCTCTTCAAGGTGATCGACGTGACCATGGGGATGCGTGTCAGCGAGGAAGAGGAGATGGTTGGTCTTGATATCTCGGAGCATGGTGCCCATGCATACAACGATTTTCAAACCTTGAATTAA
- a CDS encoding single-stranded DNA-binding protein codes for MINKVILIGNLGADPEIRYTQNGTPVATFSLATTERRKGQDGQVQEMTEWHRIVAWQRLAEICGEYLSKGSKVYIEGRLQTRKWKDQGGNDRYTTEIIAREMKMLTPRAASAGGGSGEFGGGYGFGGDPFPEPPPVGDDVPF; via the coding sequence ATGATCAATAAAGTTATATTAATCGGTAATTTGGGTGCCGACCCAGAAATTAGATACACTCAAAACGGTACTCCGGTCGCCACTTTCTCCTTGGCAACCACAGAGCGGCGCAAGGGGCAGGATGGACAGGTGCAGGAAATGACCGAGTGGCACCGGATTGTCGCTTGGCAGCGGCTGGCCGAGATTTGTGGCGAGTATCTTTCTAAAGGATCCAAAGTCTATATCGAGGGGCGTTTGCAGACACGTAAGTGGAAGGACCAGGGCGGGAATGACCGCTACACCACGGAGATCATCGCACGGGAAATGAAAATGCTGACTCCACGCGCAGCTTCAGCTGGGGGGGGCAGTGGAGAATTTGGCGGAGGGTATGGTTTCGGTGGGGATCCCTTTCCCGAGCCTCCCCCTGTTGGTGATGATGTTCCATTCTAA
- a CDS encoding pyrimidine/purine nucleoside phosphorylase, producing MSVFENVTVVREANVYFEGKVTSRTVQFADGTKKTLGVMLPGEYTFGTGAPEVMEIMAGDLEVLLPGETSWRGVKPGESFNVAGDSEFSLKVKSVVDYCCSYLAS from the coding sequence ATGTCTGTGTTTGAAAATGTAACCGTTGTTCGAGAGGCAAATGTTTATTTCGAGGGGAAGGTAACCAGCCGAACGGTTCAATTTGCCGACGGAACCAAGAAGACCTTGGGTGTCATGCTGCCGGGTGAGTACACCTTTGGAACAGGCGCGCCTGAGGTTATGGAAATCATGGCAGGGGATCTCGAGGTGTTGTTGCCGGGGGAGACTTCCTGGCGTGGGGTAAAGCCGGGTGAATCGTTTAATGTTGCCGGTGATTCCGAGTTCAGTCTCAAGGTGAAAAGCGTGGTTGATTACTGCTGCTCATACCTTGCGTCGTGA
- the ndhC gene encoding NADH-quinone oxidoreductase subunit A — protein MATELVLSAMALLGIAIVIPLFMLVTTVFGPSAGGKAKNEAYESGVKRMIGLAEQKFSVKYYMLAILFLLFDIEAVFMYPWAVSVRELGWFGFTEMVVFMVLLLTGLIYILKKGVLNWR, from the coding sequence ATGGCAACAGAACTGGTACTTTCAGCAATGGCCTTGCTCGGAATTGCTATCGTGATCCCCTTGTTCATGCTGGTGACCACGGTCTTCGGACCAAGCGCCGGCGGCAAGGCGAAAAACGAAGCCTACGAGAGTGGTGTTAAACGCATGATCGGATTGGCTGAGCAGAAATTCAGTGTCAAATACTATATGCTCGCCATTCTTTTTCTCCTGTTCGATATTGAGGCGGTGTTCATGTATCCATGGGCTGTGAGCGTCCGTGAGCTCGGATGGTTCGGCTTCACGGAAATGGTCGTGTTCATGGTTCTTCTTCTTACTGGACTTATTTATATTCTTAAGAAAGGGGTGCTCAATTGGCGTTAG
- the nuoB gene encoding NADH-quinone oxidoreductase subunit NuoB, which yields MALGLEASLGDSVLTTKLDAVVNWGRQYSLWPFVFGTACCAIEFMSAAASQLDISRWGAEVVRFSPRQADLLLVCGTISYKQAPILKRIYEQMPEPKWVVAMGACASSGGVYDNYCTVQGIDTIIPVDVYISGCPPRPEAVLDALMKIQDKIKGESVINDRHKDFKGILD from the coding sequence TTGGCGTTAGGATTAGAAGCAAGTCTGGGTGATTCGGTACTGACCACCAAGCTCGACGCGGTTGTCAACTGGGGACGTCAGTACTCTCTGTGGCCGTTTGTTTTCGGAACTGCCTGCTGTGCGATTGAATTCATGAGTGCTGCTGCAAGTCAGCTCGATATCAGCCGCTGGGGTGCGGAGGTTGTTCGCTTCTCCCCCCGTCAGGCTGATTTGTTGCTTGTGTGCGGTACCATCAGCTACAAGCAGGCCCCGATTCTCAAACGAATTTATGAACAGATGCCTGAGCCCAAGTGGGTTGTTGCAATGGGCGCATGCGCAAGCTCCGGTGGTGTGTATGATAATTACTGCACTGTGCAGGGTATCGATACCATCATTCCGGTGGACGTGTATATCTCAGGATGTCCTCCTCGGCCTGAAGCAGTTCTGGATGCATTGATGAAGATTCAGGACAAGATCAAGGGTGAAAGTGTGATCAACGATCGCCACAAAGATTTTAAAGGGATTCTTGATTGA
- a CDS encoding NADH-quinone oxidoreductase subunit D, translated as MNTTALETIQAAFPGVPCDTSVESAVLTVASDQLIPTLSRLKNDPALNFGLLIDVTAVDYLDYPVAQEARFAVVYVLRNWESNMLIQVRTFVADPEVGVQTATGLWDSANWGEREAYDQYGIVFQGHPDLRRILNHWQFQGHPLRKDYPIEKGQICYETDSLEKEIKARLVVNGVDENTMSDMNTEIMYLNLGPSHPATHGAIRILTALDGETILANINEIGYLHRGFEKTAENRTYNQVVPLTDRLNYCSSLMNNVAYVKAVESWLGIEITERAKFMRVILSEFYRVQDHLVCIAANLVDMGGLTNYWYLYNQKEASYDFISRLCGARLTSSFTRIGGMYRDFYEGWEADMEAQLKDIEQGVNDSLALVLKNRIVHDRTQNVCIMPAEKALSYGYTGPCLRASGVPFDLRKDNPYYYYETYDFTIPVGSKGDIYDRIMIRYQEIFQSISIIRQAMKRIPKGPVSVEDSQVALPPKSEVYTNIEGLANHFKLVFEGVKAPKGEWYDSFEAANGELGFYFVSDGSGRPYKCKVRPPCFYMMGGFHEMVEGEMIADAVINLGSINIIGGELDR; from the coding sequence ATGAATACGACGGCGCTAGAAACCATTCAGGCCGCGTTCCCTGGTGTACCCTGCGATACAAGTGTCGAATCAGCGGTGCTCACGGTCGCGTCTGACCAACTAATACCAACACTTTCCCGCCTGAAAAATGATCCGGCCTTGAACTTCGGCCTGCTGATCGACGTGACCGCTGTCGACTACCTGGATTACCCTGTAGCCCAGGAGGCGCGTTTTGCAGTGGTGTATGTGCTTCGTAACTGGGAAAGCAACATGCTCATCCAGGTCCGCACCTTCGTGGCCGACCCTGAAGTCGGTGTTCAGACTGCAACTGGATTGTGGGATTCGGCCAACTGGGGTGAACGCGAAGCCTACGATCAGTACGGCATCGTTTTTCAGGGGCATCCGGATCTACGCAGGATCCTCAACCACTGGCAATTTCAGGGACATCCCCTGCGTAAGGATTATCCCATCGAAAAGGGACAGATCTGTTACGAGACCGATTCCCTGGAAAAGGAGATCAAGGCTCGGCTGGTCGTCAACGGTGTCGATGAAAACACCATGAGCGACATGAACACCGAGATCATGTATCTCAACCTTGGACCTTCCCATCCCGCGACCCACGGTGCGATTCGTATTCTCACCGCGCTCGATGGTGAAACCATTCTGGCCAATATCAACGAGATTGGCTACCTTCACCGCGGCTTTGAAAAGACGGCGGAAAACCGCACTTATAATCAGGTCGTCCCGCTGACCGACCGTCTTAACTACTGTTCATCTCTGATGAACAACGTCGCCTATGTCAAGGCGGTGGAATCATGGCTCGGAATTGAAATTACCGAACGCGCCAAATTCATGCGCGTCATACTCTCCGAGTTTTATCGCGTTCAGGACCATCTGGTCTGCATCGCCGCCAACCTGGTTGATATGGGCGGCTTGACCAACTACTGGTACCTGTACAACCAGAAAGAGGCCTCCTACGACTTCATCTCCCGCCTGTGCGGCGCTCGTCTCACCAGTTCCTTCACTCGTATCGGCGGCATGTACCGCGACTTCTACGAGGGGTGGGAAGCGGATATGGAAGCCCAGCTCAAGGACATCGAGCAGGGCGTCAACGATTCGCTGGCCCTGGTACTGAAAAACCGCATTGTCCATGATCGTACCCAGAACGTTTGTATCATGCCGGCGGAAAAAGCCCTGTCCTACGGATACACCGGACCCTGTCTGCGCGCCAGCGGCGTCCCCTTCGATCTACGCAAGGACAACCCCTACTACTACTACGAGACCTATGATTTCACCATCCCGGTGGGATCCAAGGGCGATATCTACGATCGCATCATGATTCGCTACCAGGAGATCTTCCAATCCATCTCCATTATCCGCCAGGCTATGAAACGAATCCCCAAGGGACCTGTTTCTGTCGAGGATAGTCAAGTTGCACTGCCGCCGAAATCCGAGGTCTACACCAATATCGAAGGCTTGGCCAACCACTTCAAACTCGTGTTCGAGGGGGTCAAGGCACCCAAGGGCGAATGGTACGACTCCTTTGAGGCGGCCAACGGTGAGCTTGGCTTCTACTTCGTTTCCGACGGCTCCGGTAGACCTTACAAGTGTAAGGTTCGGCCGCCCTGCTTCTACATGATGGGTGGTTTCCATGAGATGGTTGAAGGAGAAATGATTGCCGATGCAGTCATCAATCTCGGTAGCATCAACATTATTGGCGGAGAGTTGGACAGATGA
- a CDS encoding NAD(P)H-dependent oxidoreductase subunit E, with protein sequence MSDRSQLIETGKPFAFDAQRDAEFERLVTRYPIRESLILPSLWLVQEQEGWISAEAMAYIADRIGCFASMVYEAATFYTMYNLQPKGKYHICVCRTLSCYLLGKQEIVDYLQRELGIKPGEVSADGQYSLEEVECLGHCGSAPVVQINGEFYEYMNVDKLKELLATMK encoded by the coding sequence ATGAGCGATCGATCACAACTGATAGAAACGGGGAAACCGTTCGCTTTTGATGCACAACGAGATGCAGAGTTTGAGCGTCTGGTAACGCGATATCCCATTCGGGAATCCTTGATTTTGCCCTCGCTGTGGCTGGTGCAGGAGCAGGAAGGGTGGATCAGTGCAGAGGCCATGGCATATATCGCCGATCGTATCGGCTGTTTTGCCTCCATGGTGTATGAGGCCGCGACCTTCTACACCATGTACAACCTGCAGCCCAAAGGAAAATATCATATCTGCGTTTGCCGTACTCTCTCCTGTTACTTGTTGGGAAAACAGGAAATCGTCGATTACCTGCAGCGCGAGTTGGGAATTAAACCTGGCGAGGTCAGTGCTGATGGACAATACAGCCTGGAAGAGGTTGAATGCCTCGGTCACTGTGGTTCCGCTCCTGTGGTGCAGATTAACGGAGAGTTCTACGAGTACATGAATGTGGACAAACTCAAAGAACTCTTGGCCACGATGAAATAA
- the nuoF gene encoding NADH-quinone oxidoreductase subunit NuoF: MEVKLLSARFDIPDAHKIEVAKENGAYSTLEKVFSMEPVEVIELVKASGLRGRGGAGFPTGLKWSFLPKDINKPVYLAVNSDESEPATFKDRYILVKDPHMLIEGIIICCYAIKSHAAYIYIRGEYTTQVKALQAAIDEAYAAGYLGETVDGRDYKLDITVHRGAGAYVCGEETALLESIEGKKGQPRSKPPFPAVEGLYGCPTIINNVQSIASLPFILTNGADAYKAYGTEKSPGTHLFGISGLVNKPGMYELPLGLPILEVIEKVAGGVRDGHKLKGIIPGGSSTPVILPEEAEDLTLDYESMAAHKTMFGSGGIVVLDDTVDMVKLVENLIYFYHHESCGQCTPCREGLGWMLKIVKKIIRGEGTTADIDLLTELCDNIEMKTVCVLSAACTMSTRSYLKKFRHEFEAYVKGGASTQTAM; encoded by the coding sequence ATGGAAGTAAAATTACTGAGTGCCAGATTTGATATACCGGACGCCCACAAAATCGAAGTGGCCAAGGAAAATGGCGCCTATTCCACCCTGGAGAAGGTTTTCTCCATGGAACCGGTAGAAGTCATTGAGCTGGTCAAGGCCAGTGGACTTCGTGGTCGTGGTGGTGCCGGCTTCCCCACAGGTTTGAAGTGGAGCTTTCTCCCTAAAGACATCAACAAACCCGTCTATCTTGCGGTCAACTCCGATGAGTCGGAGCCGGCCACCTTCAAAGATAGATACATCCTGGTCAAAGACCCGCATATGCTCATCGAAGGCATCATCATCTGTTGCTATGCCATCAAGAGCCATGCGGCCTATATCTACATCCGTGGCGAATATACCACCCAGGTCAAGGCCCTGCAGGCTGCCATCGATGAGGCCTATGCAGCGGGCTACCTTGGCGAAACCGTTGATGGCCGAGACTACAAGCTCGACATCACCGTGCATCGGGGTGCCGGCGCTTATGTCTGCGGTGAGGAAACCGCGTTGCTCGAATCCATCGAGGGCAAGAAGGGCCAGCCACGGAGTAAACCACCGTTTCCGGCTGTCGAGGGGTTGTATGGCTGTCCCACCATTATCAACAACGTCCAGAGTATCGCCTCCTTGCCCTTTATTTTGACCAACGGTGCCGATGCCTACAAGGCCTACGGGACCGAGAAAAGCCCGGGAACCCATCTTTTTGGTATCTCCGGTCTGGTCAATAAACCGGGCATGTACGAGCTGCCGCTCGGTTTACCGATTCTCGAGGTGATCGAGAAGGTTGCCGGCGGTGTGCGTGACGGTCACAAACTCAAGGGAATCATTCCCGGCGGAAGTTCCACCCCGGTTATCCTCCCTGAAGAGGCTGAAGACCTGACGCTTGATTATGAGTCCATGGCAGCCCATAAAACCATGTTTGGTTCCGGTGGTATCGTTGTCCTCGATGATACCGTCGATATGGTCAAATTGGTGGAGAATCTCATCTATTTCTATCACCATGAATCCTGCGGGCAGTGCACACCCTGTCGTGAAGGTCTGGGATGGATGCTCAAGATTGTGAAGAAGATCATTCGCGGCGAAGGAACGACGGCCGATATCGATCTGCTCACCGAATTGTGCGACAACATCGAAATGAAGACCGTATGCGTACTTTCGGCGGCTTGTACCATGTCGACACGCAGTTACTTGAAAAAATTCCGGCATGAATTCGAGGCCTACGTCAAGGGCGGAGCCTCAACTCAGACCGCGATGTAA
- a CDS encoding 2Fe-2S iron-sulfur cluster-binding protein, whose protein sequence is MADKIKLFVNGQEVEVESGKNLIDAIGAVGIEIPHLCYHPALGADGNCRMCLVGIEDGRPPIVPACKTKAVEGMKVLLDADHIKKIQHDIMELELINHPIDCPICDQAGECKLQDYYMKYDGQKSRMTVKPVLKSKKMDFGAGVVHDQERCVLCARCVRFTRLITKTGELGIVNRTDYARVNIFPGRPLANRYALNVVDLCPVGAMTSKDFRFKQRAWFLTKSKGICQGCSKGCNIYIDHNREKYKDDVIYRYRPRLNEKVNGYFMCDEGRMTYKLENDNRLTTGLVAGREAGMDELIEATRRMISEAKKVVFLASPNNTLEQMYAIQQFAENAKATVCGFSDGYIKAGDADGYLIQDDKSANRASFGLLGINDSKASFDAAVSDADLVISFNNDLSKSLAAADLDALLEKAKLIYIGTSLGTCASKAAVAVPIASSSEDCGTLINIDQVLQQFDVAVVKNSPAANLIDVVKQLGGPVSDVKEAHAGLVKSVSALNGIDLEQVPEEGRALTDNEVSNVAA, encoded by the coding sequence ATGGCTGATAAGATAAAACTGTTTGTTAACGGACAGGAAGTAGAAGTTGAATCAGGGAAGAATCTGATTGACGCTATAGGTGCTGTCGGCATTGAGATTCCTCATCTTTGCTATCATCCGGCGCTTGGGGCAGATGGTAACTGCCGTATGTGTCTTGTTGGTATTGAGGATGGAAGGCCTCCCATTGTACCGGCATGCAAAACAAAGGCTGTCGAAGGCATGAAGGTGCTGCTCGATGCGGATCATATCAAGAAAATCCAGCACGATATCATGGAGCTGGAGTTGATCAACCATCCGATCGACTGTCCCATCTGTGACCAGGCAGGCGAATGTAAACTGCAAGATTATTACATGAAATACGACGGTCAGAAGAGTCGTATGACCGTCAAGCCGGTGCTCAAGTCCAAAAAGATGGATTTTGGCGCAGGTGTCGTCCATGATCAGGAACGCTGCGTACTCTGCGCCCGTTGCGTTCGTTTCACCCGCCTGATCACCAAAACCGGTGAACTCGGTATCGTCAATCGTACGGATTATGCCCGGGTCAATATCTTCCCCGGTCGTCCGCTGGCGAACCGCTATGCCTTGAACGTGGTTGATCTTTGTCCGGTCGGTGCCATGACCTCCAAAGATTTCCGCTTCAAACAGAGGGCCTGGTTCTTGACCAAGAGCAAGGGCATCTGTCAGGGCTGTAGCAAGGGCTGCAACATCTATATCGATCACAACCGCGAAAAGTACAAAGACGATGTCATTTACCGCTATCGTCCGCGGCTCAATGAAAAGGTCAACGGCTACTTTATGTGCGACGAAGGCCGGATGACCTACAAACTGGAAAACGACAACCGTCTGACCACAGGTCTGGTCGCCGGCCGTGAGGCCGGTATGGACGAGTTGATCGAGGCCACCCGCCGGATGATCAGCGAGGCCAAAAAAGTCGTTTTCCTTGCCTCCCCGAACAACACCCTTGAGCAGATGTATGCTATTCAACAGTTCGCCGAAAACGCCAAGGCAACGGTTTGCGGTTTCAGCGACGGGTACATCAAGGCAGGCGACGCCGATGGATATCTCATCCAGGATGACAAATCGGCAAACCGCGCCTCTTTTGGCCTGCTCGGCATCAACGACTCCAAGGCATCGTTTGATGCCGCAGTCAGTGATGCGGATCTGGTGATCAGCTTCAACAACGATCTTTCCAAATCGCTTGCGGCGGCCGATCTGGACGCTCTGCTTGAAAAGGCCAAGTTGATCTATATTGGCACTTCACTTGGAACCTGTGCCTCCAAGGCGGCTGTGGCCGTGCCCATCGCTTCCTCCAGTGAGGATTGCGGAACCTTGATCAACATCGACCAGGTTTTGCAGCAGTTTGATGTGGCTGTTGTCAAAAATTCTCCAGCCGCCAACCTCATCGATGTGGTCAAGCAACTCGGTGGCCCTGTCTCGGATGTGAAAGAGGCACACGCTGGTCTGGTGAAATCTGTCTCAGCTCTTAATGGAATTGATTTGGAACAGGTTCCTGAAGAGGGAAGAGCATTAACCGATAACGAGGTCTCAAATGTCGCAGCTTGA